Below is a window of Myxococcaceae bacterium JPH2 DNA.
GAGCGCATCCACGAGCAACTGCTCCGCGTTGCCTACGTCAATGGCACGCACTTCACCACCGACGTGACCGAGCAGCTCGCCTCGCGACTGTGCGCGCTCGCCCCCTCGGGACTGAACCGCGCCGCGTTCTTGTGCTCGGGCTCGGAGGCCGTGGAGGCGGCGGTGAAGTTCGCCCGGCAGCTCTGGGTGGAGCGCGGTCAGCCGCAGCGCACCAAGGTGATTGCCCGCGTGCCCGGCTACCACGGCAACACGCTCTACGCGCTCTCGCTCTCGGGGCGCCCTCACTACAAGACGTTCTTCGGGCCGATGTTGGCCGAGGTCGTCACCACGCCCGCGCCCTACCCCTACCGCTCCGGGCTGGAGAACTACGCGCGCGACGGCGCGGCTCACTACGTGAAGCTGCTGGAGGAAACGCTGCGCCGCGAAGGGCCCGACACCATCGCCGCCTTCATCGCCGAGCCCGTCATCGGCTCGTCCGCGGGCGCCTCTCCTCCACCTCCGGGCTACTTCGAGCAGGTGAGCGCGCTGTGCCGCAAGCACGGCATCCTCACCATCGCCGACGAGGTCATGTGCGGCTGCGGACGCACCGGGCACTTCTTCGCCAGTGAGCAGTTCCAGTTCACGCCCGACCTGCTGGTGCTGGGCAAGGGACTCGGGGGTGGCTACGCGCCGCTGAGCGCGGTGCTCACGAGACAGGAGCACCTGGAAGAGATGCGCCGAGGCTCCGGCGGCTTCATGCACGCGCAGACCTATCTCCAGGCGCCCGCGATGACGGCGGCCGGACTCGCCGTGCTCGACTACTACGCGCGCCACGACCTGGTCGCCCATGCCGCGCAGGTGGGCGCGCACTTCCAGCGACGGCTGCGCGAGTCCCTGCTGAGCCTGCCCCACGTGGGCTCGGTGCAGGGCGTGGGGCTGATGGCGGGCATCGAACTGGTGGAGGACACCGCCAGCCGCCGCCCCTTCCCGCGCGCACGCAAGGTCGTGGAGCGCCTGCTCGCGGCGCTCTTCGAGCAGGGCCTCGTCCTCTGGTCCAACACCGGGCACGCCGATGGGACGAACGGCGACCTGCTCATGCTCGGCCCGCCGCTCGTCATCACCGAGGCGGAGGTCGACGAGCTGGTCGACACGCTCTCTCGCGGCATCCACCACTTCTTCCAGGAGGCGTCATGAGCTTTCGCATCACCTACTCGGTGCTGGATGCGGACCTGTCCGCGCTGCACGCCCAGTTCGACGCGGCGCTCGACTCGGTCCGAGGCACGCTGGGCGCGCGGCTTCCGTCGTGGATCGCCGGCGCGCCGTATCAGAGCGGAGACCTGCTGGAGAGTCGCAACCCCGCGCGCCCGGACGAACTGCTCGCCTCCTTCCATCGCACGCCGGTCTCGGAGCTCGACCGCGTGGTGCGCGCCGCGCGCGAGGCCCAGCGCACGTGGGGCGCCACGAGTTGGGAGGAGCGCGTGCGCATCCTCCGGAAGGCCGCGGACCTCATCTCCGAGCGACGACTGGAGCTGTCCGCGCGGATGACGCTGGAGGTCGGCAAGAGCCGGCTGGAGTCGCTGGGGGACGTGGAGGAGTCCGCGGACCTGCTGCGCTACTACTCCCGACAGCTCGAGGAGGCCGAGGGCTTCCGCCGTCCCATGGCGAGCCTCGCTCCGCGCGAGCACACCTTGAGCGTGCTGCGCCCCTATGGGGTGTTCGCCGTGGTCGCGCCCTTCAACTTCCCGCTGGCGCTCGCGGCGGGGATGAGCGCGGGCGCACTGCTGGGTGGCAACGCCGTCATCCTCAAGCCGAGCGAGGAGACGCCGTGGTGCGCCGAGGGCCTGTACCACGCGCTCGCGGATGCGGGCCTTCCTCCCGGCGTGTTCCAGGTGGTGCACGGCGAAGGGGAGTCGCTCGGCGCGGCGCTGGTGCGCCATCCGGGCGTGGACGGCGTCTCGTTCACCGGGAGCAAAGCGGTGGGCATGGACATCCACCGGCACCTGTCCACGGGCCGCGTGCGCCCCTGCCTGTTGGAGTTGGGTGGGAAGAACCCCGCCATCGTCTGCCGCGACGCGGACCTCGAACTCGCCATCGAGGGCTGCTTCCGCTCCGCCTTTGGCCTGTCCGGACAGAAGTGCAGCGCGCTGTCTCGCATCTACGTTCACGAGTCCCTGCTGAACGACTTCACCGACGGGCTGGCGCGCAAGGCGCGCGAGGCGAAGGTGGGGGACCCGTCGCTCGCGTCGGTGTTCACCGGCCCTGTCATCAACGCCGCGGCGGTCCAGCGCTTCGAGCGCGCGGTGGACGATGCGCGTCGGGACGGCGCCATCATCGCGGGAGGCGGGCGTCCGCGACTGGAGGGCGACCTCGCGCGGGGCCACTTCGTGGAGCCCACCGTGGTCGCGCTGGCGCACGACCATCGCTTGATGCGCGAGGAGCTGTTCCTCCCCTTCGTCGGAGTCACCCGCTTCCGCACCTTGGATGAAGCGCTGCGGTTGGCCAACCACTGCGACTATGGCCTGACCGCCGGAATCTTCAGCCGCGCCCCCGAGGACGTGGAGCGCTTCATGTCCGAGGCCGAGGCCGGTGTCCTCTACGCCAACCGAGGCACGGGCGCGACGACAGGCGCCTGGCCCGGGGTGCAGTCGTTCTGCGGTTGGAAGTCCAGCGGCGCGTCCGGCAAGGGCGGCTGCGGTCCCTATTACGTCTCCCAGTTCATGCGCGAGCAGGCGCAGACGCGGATGGGCTGATGCCCCGCGAGGAAGGCCACATGAGCAAGCTCTTTCCCGAAGTGAAGGTGGCGCCCCCAGGCCCCAACGCGCAGGCCATCATCGCCATGGACCAGCGCCACAGCTCGCCCTCGTACATCAAGGAATATCCCTTGGTCGTCGAGCGAGGCGAGGGCCCCTGGGTCTACGACGTCGATGGCAACCGCTTCCTCGACTTCATGGCAGGCATCGCGGTGGCGTCCACCGGGCACTCCCACCCCACCGTGGTCAAAGCCATCCACGCCGCCGCCGACCGCTTCCTGCACATCTGCGGCACCGACTTCTATTACGACGCGTTCTCTCGCGTCTGCGCGCGTCTCGCCAGCTACCTGCCCGAGATGGGACCCAAGCGCGTCTTCCTCACCAACTCCGGCACCGAGGCCGTGGAAGGAGCGCTCAAGCTCGCGCGTCACCACACCCGGCGGCAGTACGTCGTGGCCTTCAAGGGCGGCTTCCATGGCCGCACCTACGGCGCCATCTCGCTCAACTCATCGAAGGTGGCCCAGCGTGCCTTCTTCGGGCCGCTGCTCCCCGGCGTCATCCACCTCCCGTACGCCAATCCCTATCACTGCCCCAACGGCTGCGCGCCCGATGCGTGCGGTGACGCCTGCAACCCGGCGCTGGCGCTGGAGCGGGAGTGGTTCGTCAACCACGTGGACCCACGCGAGGTCGCGGCCATCTTCGTGGAGCCCATCCTGGGCGAAGGCGGCTACGTCGTCCCGCCCGCGAGCTTCCTCCAGCACCTGCGCCGCATCTGCGATGCGCACGGCATCCTGCTCGTCTTCGACGAGGTGCAGTCGGGCATCGGGCGCACGGGCCACATGTTCGCGGCCGAGCACTTCGGCGTGATGCCAGACATCCTCGTGTCCGCGAAGGGCATCGCCTCGGGCATGCCGCTGGGCGCCATCATCGCGCGCGAGTCGGTGATGACGTGGCCTCGCGGCTCTCACGGCAGCACCTACGGCGGCAACCCCGTGTGCTGCGCGGCGGCGCTCGCCACCCTGGACGTGGTCGAGGGGCTCCTCGACTCGGTGCGCACCACCGGCGAGCTGCTCATGCACGGACTGCGCGAACTCCAGGCGAAGCATCCCGTCATCGGAGACGTGCGCGGCGTGGGCCTGATGGTGGGCGCGGAGTTCGTCATCCCCGGGACGCGAGACCCCGCCGGCGCCTACGTGGCCGCGCTGGAGCAGCTCGCCTTCCGCAAGGGGCTGCTGCTGCT
It encodes the following:
- a CDS encoding aspartate aminotransferase family protein — protein: MRDEEATSVRYPQGNVLLRNLTREFPVVTHGQGVHLFDARGKRYLDASAGALVASVGHGNREVVERIHEQLLRVAYVNGTHFTTDVTEQLASRLCALAPSGLNRAAFLCSGSEAVEAAVKFARQLWVERGQPQRTKVIARVPGYHGNTLYALSLSGRPHYKTFFGPMLAEVVTTPAPYPYRSGLENYARDGAAHYVKLLEETLRREGPDTIAAFIAEPVIGSSAGASPPPPGYFEQVSALCRKHGILTIADEVMCGCGRTGHFFASEQFQFTPDLLVLGKGLGGGYAPLSAVLTRQEHLEEMRRGSGGFMHAQTYLQAPAMTAAGLAVLDYYARHDLVAHAAQVGAHFQRRLRESLLSLPHVGSVQGVGLMAGIELVEDTASRRPFPRARKVVERLLAALFEQGLVLWSNTGHADGTNGDLLMLGPPLVITEAEVDELVDTLSRGIHHFFQEAS
- a CDS encoding aldehyde dehydrogenase family protein produces the protein MSFRITYSVLDADLSALHAQFDAALDSVRGTLGARLPSWIAGAPYQSGDLLESRNPARPDELLASFHRTPVSELDRVVRAAREAQRTWGATSWEERVRILRKAADLISERRLELSARMTLEVGKSRLESLGDVEESADLLRYYSRQLEEAEGFRRPMASLAPREHTLSVLRPYGVFAVVAPFNFPLALAAGMSAGALLGGNAVILKPSEETPWCAEGLYHALADAGLPPGVFQVVHGEGESLGAALVRHPGVDGVSFTGSKAVGMDIHRHLSTGRVRPCLLELGGKNPAIVCRDADLELAIEGCFRSAFGLSGQKCSALSRIYVHESLLNDFTDGLARKAREAKVGDPSLASVFTGPVINAAAVQRFERAVDDARRDGAIIAGGGRPRLEGDLARGHFVEPTVVALAHDHRLMREELFLPFVGVTRFRTLDEALRLANHCDYGLTAGIFSRAPEDVERFMSEAEAGVLYANRGTGATTGAWPGVQSFCGWKSSGASGKGGCGPYYVSQFMREQAQTRMG
- a CDS encoding acetyl ornithine aminotransferase family protein; translated protein: MSKLFPEVKVAPPGPNAQAIIAMDQRHSSPSYIKEYPLVVERGEGPWVYDVDGNRFLDFMAGIAVASTGHSHPTVVKAIHAAADRFLHICGTDFYYDAFSRVCARLASYLPEMGPKRVFLTNSGTEAVEGALKLARHHTRRQYVVAFKGGFHGRTYGAISLNSSKVAQRAFFGPLLPGVIHLPYANPYHCPNGCAPDACGDACNPALALEREWFVNHVDPREVAAIFVEPILGEGGYVVPPASFLQHLRRICDAHGILLVFDEVQSGIGRTGHMFAAEHFGVMPDILVSAKGIASGMPLGAIIARESVMTWPRGSHGSTYGGNPVCCAAALATLDVVEGLLDSVRTTGELLMHGLRELQAKHPVIGDVRGVGLMVGAEFVIPGTRDPAGAYVAALEQLAFRKGLLLLSCGKSTIRFAPPLVVGPHEVGVMLRILEECLRELPLPVPLSQPSDESVKL